GAATCTGGAAGGCCAGGCCAATCTGTGTGCCGAACCGGTGCAGAGCTGCCAGCTGGCCCTCATCCGCACCGGCGATTCTGCCGCCCGCAAGCAAGGAGAAGATCATCAGATCGCCGGTCTTGTGCAGATGAATGTATTGAAGCTGCTGCAGGTCGGTCATTCCCTGCTCGCCTTCCATATCGGCAACCTGACCGCCGACCATGCCGCGCGGTCCGGCCATCTCGGCCAGATCCTCCACGATGGACAATACGCGTTCTGCCGGAACCCCGTGCTTGCGGGAGGCTTGTACCACACTGTAGAACGCATGGGTCAGCAGCGAATCCCCGGCCAGAATGGCCATGGCTTCCCCGAAGACCTTATGGTTCGTCAGCTTGCCGCGCCGGTAGTCATCATTATCCATCGCCGGAAGATCATCATGGATCAGGGAATAGGTATGCACCATTTCAATCGCTGCCGCTACAGGCAGTGCAGCATAACGGCTGCCGCCGAGCGCTTCGCAGGCGGCGGTGACCAGCAGCGGCCGCAGGCGCTTACCACCAGCTTGCAGCGAGTATTCCATCGACTCTCTAAGTACCTGTGGGACGTCCCACTGCTCCGGTATGGATTGGCTCAGAGCCGCCGTAACCCAGCGGCTAACGTCCGCTATATACTGCTCCAGCGGTTCGCGGCCCTGCGGTGCTGCCGAACGGCCCGATGGCTCTAGCTCAGAATGACTCATCGTTATCGCCTTCAAGCCGGCTGCCGAACGGCTTCTTGCGCAGTTCGCCATCCTCTACAGTAATCATCTCAATCTTGCGCTCCACCTGCTCCAGCTTGCTGCCGCATAGCTGCGAGAGCTTCATTCCCTGCTGGAATAAATCAATCGCCTTCTCCAGGGGAACGTCACCGTGTTCAAGCTCACGCACGATACCCTCCAGGCGCTCCATGGCTCCTTCAAAATCCAGTTCAGCTTCCTTCACCATTCGCTTTGCCATCCTCCTTCATTCCCCATACGTGGCAGTTTAGTTGTCCGTCATTAAGCTTTATGTTGACCACATCGCCAAGCTCTACTTCCTTCAGCGATTTGATTAAATGCTGTTCCTTCTCGTCATACACAAGGCTGTAGCCCCGTGACATGACCTTAAGCGGACTGAGCGCATCCAGATGGCGCAGCTCAGCCCCGAACCGCGCGCGCTTATCTGCAAGACGCGCCTGCATGGCCGCCGTCAGCTCACGGGTGAGGCCATCCGTGCGCCGGCGGGCAGCGCTGACGCTGCTAAGCGGATGGAAGCGCTGCAGGCTCTGGTGCAGCAGCGCGCTGCGCCCCTGCGCGCGGCTGTGCCTTGCCTCTGCTGCGCGGAGCAGGGCCGCGCGCAGCATGTCCAGCCGCTGCGCGTGCTGAGCCAGCTGCCGGCGGGGGCCGGCCAGCGCCAGCGAGCGCTGCAGTGCAGCGAGGCGTTCGCCGCCGCGCTGCGAGCGGCGCAGCAGCCCTTGGCGCAGCCGCTGCCGGGTCATGCGCAGCTGCCCGGCCAGCTCGGCTGCGCTCGGCACAGCGAGCTCCGCCGCTGCCGTAGGGGTGGCCGCCCGGAGATCGGCGGCGAAATCGGCGATCGTGAAGTCGGTCTCGTGGCCCACAGCCGAGATGACCGGAATCCTGGAGGCCGCAATCGCCCGGGCGACGCCCTCTTCATTGAAGGCCCACAGCTCCTCCAGGGAGCCGCCGCCGCGCCCGACAATCAGTACATCGGCTTCGCCCATGGCGTTCAGGTTCTGGATGGCCTGTACAATGGACGGGCCAGCCCCCTTACCTTGTACAAGTACAGGGTAGAGAACAATCGCCACCTGAGGATAGCGCCGCTGCAGGGTGATGATGATGTCCCTCACCGCCGCTCCTGTTGGGGAGGTCACAACCCCGATGCAGCGCGGGAATTGCGGCAGCGGACGCTTGCGCTCCGCTGCGAACAGGCCCTCCTTTTCCAGCTTGCTCTTCAGCTGCTCGTAAGCCAGATACAGGCTTCCGATTCCGTCAGGCTGCATATGTGTCGCATAGAACTGGTATTGCCCGTCCCGTTCATATACGGTCACATTTCCCCTGGCAAGTACCTTCGTGCCTTCCTTCGGCACGAACGGCAGCCGTGAGTTATGCGAAGCGAACATGATGGCTTTGATCCGGCTGCTCTCATCCTTCAGCGTGAAGTACATATGCCCGCTTCCGTGATGGGTGAAATTCGAGATTTCACCGCGAATCCATACATCGGACAGCAGCGCATCCGAATCCAGCTTCATGCGGATATATTTGTTAAGCTCCTTAATGGAGTAAATCTGCCGCTCTGCTGCCATAAGTCCGGCCTACTTCAGGCCGCGGCGGCGTGTGGCCGCGATCAGCGTGTTGCTCATCAGCATGGTGATGGTCATCGGTCCCACTCCGCCCGGCACCGGCGTAATGAACCCGGCAACTTCCCGGGCACTCTCATAATCAACATCCCCGGCAAGCTTGCCGGTATCCAGACGGTTCATGCCGACATCAATCACAATTGCGCCTGGCTTCACGAACGAGGCATCAATGAAGTTGGCACGGCCGATCGCTACCACCAGAATATCGGCCTGACGGCTAAGCTCAGCCATATTCGCTGTGCGCGAGTGACACATGGTTACAGTGGCGTTCTCACGCTGCAGCAGCAGGGATACGGGCTTGCCCACAATGTTGCTGCGCCCGATCACTACAGCATGCTTGCCGGAGATGTCCGTACCAGTCCGCTTGATCAGTTCAATCACCCCGGCAGGCGTGCAGGGAAGCAGACTGTCGTCCCCGATGACAAGATTCCCCACATTGACCGGGTGGAAGCCATCCACATCCTTCTCTACCGAGATAGCATCAATCACAGCCTTCTCTTCAATATGCTTCGGAAGCGGCAGCTGAACGAGTATGCCGTCAATATCGCCCCGGCCGTTCAGGTCTGCCACCAGTGCCAGCAGTTCCTGCTGGGTAGTAGCGGCATCCAGCCGGTGCACCTCGGAATGGAAGCCCAGCTCTATACAGGACTTCTCCTTGTTGCGCACATAGACCTGGGAAGCCGGATCTTCACCGACCAGAACGACAGCTAGACCCGGCTTCACGCCGCGCTCTGCTAAGTCTGCAACCTTCCGGGCAATCCCGATCCGAATGTCGTCCGATACCTGTTTACCGCTGATAATCGCTGCTGTCATGTAAGTCTCTCCCCTATTGTC
This genomic interval from Paenibacillus sp. FSL H8-0332 contains the following:
- a CDS encoding polyprenyl synthetase family protein, yielding MSHSELEPSGRSAAPQGREPLEQYIADVSRWVTAALSQSIPEQWDVPQVLRESMEYSLQAGGKRLRPLLVTAACEALGGSRYAALPVAAAIEMVHTYSLIHDDLPAMDNDDYRRGKLTNHKVFGEAMAILAGDSLLTHAFYSVVQASRKHGVPAERVLSIVEDLAEMAGPRGMVGGQVADMEGEQGMTDLQQLQYIHLHKTGDLMIFSLLAGGRIAGADEGQLAALHRFGTQIGLAFQIQDDILDLVGDESKLGKKTGSDLKQQKVTYPYFIGLEASLAEVKQLTAAAHLAILKGGFNDPSRLLEIADYLMSRDH
- the xseB gene encoding exodeoxyribonuclease VII small subunit is translated as MVKEAELDFEGAMERLEGIVRELEHGDVPLEKAIDLFQQGMKLSQLCGSKLEQVERKIEMITVEDGELRKKPFGSRLEGDNDESF
- the xseA gene encoding exodeoxyribonuclease VII large subunit: MAAERQIYSIKELNKYIRMKLDSDALLSDVWIRGEISNFTHHGSGHMYFTLKDESSRIKAIMFASHNSRLPFVPKEGTKVLARGNVTVYERDGQYQFYATHMQPDGIGSLYLAYEQLKSKLEKEGLFAAERKRPLPQFPRCIGVVTSPTGAAVRDIIITLQRRYPQVAIVLYPVLVQGKGAGPSIVQAIQNLNAMGEADVLIVGRGGGSLEELWAFNEEGVARAIAASRIPVISAVGHETDFTIADFAADLRAATPTAAAELAVPSAAELAGQLRMTRQRLRQGLLRRSQRGGERLAALQRSLALAGPRRQLAQHAQRLDMLRAALLRAAEARHSRAQGRSALLHQSLQRFHPLSSVSAARRRTDGLTRELTAAMQARLADKRARFGAELRHLDALSPLKVMSRGYSLVYDEKEQHLIKSLKEVELGDVVNIKLNDGQLNCHVWGMKEDGKANGEGS
- the folD gene encoding bifunctional methylenetetrahydrofolate dehydrogenase/methenyltetrahydrofolate cyclohydrolase FolD, whose product is MTAAIISGKQVSDDIRIGIARKVADLAERGVKPGLAVVLVGEDPASQVYVRNKEKSCIELGFHSEVHRLDAATTQQELLALVADLNGRGDIDGILVQLPLPKHIEEKAVIDAISVEKDVDGFHPVNVGNLVIGDDSLLPCTPAGVIELIKRTGTDISGKHAVVIGRSNIVGKPVSLLLQRENATVTMCHSRTANMAELSRQADILVVAIGRANFIDASFVKPGAIVIDVGMNRLDTGKLAGDVDYESAREVAGFITPVPGGVGPMTITMLMSNTLIAATRRRGLK